TAGTCGGAAATATCCCGCGTCGTCAGCCGCAGGTCCTCGATACCGGTTTTTTCAGCCACCTTGATCCAGATCTCGGGGGTGAAGATGCCTTCCATGTCGCAGCAGATGATTTCCATGTGGTTCCTTATAATCATGGCTTTGGAAAAAGTTGTATAAAATTGCTTCGGGCATCAAGTCTATGGTTATAGGTATCTGACAGGATTAACAGGAGTTACATGATAGTTATGGGTAAAGGGAAAACGGAACGAAGCGACTATTTACAAATAGACGACATAGGGCTTCGTTGAATTCATAAGAGCCTGTTAATCCTGTCTCATAATTCTTCCGGCCGCTTTCACGTCCCTTCCCTTTCGTCTTCTATGCGGATCAACACCGGCTTTTCCCCGACCACGTCCAGACGCTCTATTTCCTCAAGGGCCCTTTTCACATCGGCCTCCAACGCGCTGTGGGTAAGCATCACCAACGGCACCGAGCCGCTTGTCTTTCTGCCTTTCTGGTGCACCGATTTCAGGCTGATCTCATATTTTCCCAGGATTCCCGATATATTGGAAAGCACGCCGGGTTTGTCGAGTGCGGAAAATCGGAAATAGTAGTGGGTCCGCAGGTCCTCCACCGGTATGATCGGAATCCGGCCGACCCGCTCCGCCAGGCATCCCAGCAACGGGACCCTGCCGGAAATACCTGCCATCAGGTTGCGGGCCAGGTCCACGACGTCGCTGATTACGGCGCTGGCCGTGGGCATCATCCCCGCGCCGTGGCCGGAAAGGAGGATATCGCCCACCGCGTCCCCTGAAACCGCCACCGCGTTCAGGGTGCCGTTCACGTTCGACAGGATGTTGTCGAACGGAATCATGGTGGGGTGAATTCTGGCCTCGACCATCCCCTCCTTGAGCTTGCTGATGGCCAACAGCTTGATCCGGTATCCGAACTGAGCGGCAAATTCGATGTCCAGGGGGGTGATCTTGGAAATCCCTTCGATGTAGATGTCGTCGTAATTGATGGCCATGCCGTACCCCAGGGCCGCCATGATGGCCAGTTTGTGGGCCGTGTCGAAACCGTCTACGTCCAGGGAGGGGTCGGCCTCGGCATACCCGTTGGCCTGGGCATCCGCCAGGGTGTCTTCAAACGTTCCGCCCTCGTCGGTGATCTTCGACAGAATATAGTTACAGGTGCCGTTTAGGATTCCGCTAATGGACTGGATGCGGTTGCCGACCAGTGACTCCCGCACGGTTTTGATAATGGGCATGCAGCCGCCCACGCTGGCCTCGTAGGCCACGTCCACGCCCTTTTTCGCGGCTTTTTTGAATATGTAGTTGCCGTGTTTGGCCAAGAGCGCCTTGTTGGCGGTGACGATCTGTTTGCCGTTATCGATGGCCCGCAACATGAGCTCTTTCGCAATACCCTCCCCGCCGATCATCTCGATGACGATGTCGATTCCGGGGTCGTCGACGACCCTGGCGGCGTCCGTTGTCAGAATCCGCCTGTCGATGGCGATCCCCCGGTCTTTCTCGATGTCGATGTCGGCAATGGATTTCAAAACCAGCGGAACCCCCACGCGCGCCTCGAGCACGTCCATATTTTCCGTGAGCATGCGGGCGACACCCGTCCCCACGGTTCCGAGACCGAGCAGACCAATTTGAATCGTTTTCATGAAACGAAATCCTTCATTTTTTTATTTCAGGCAAAAACAGCACCTTTTATCACGAAAGAACGCAATAAATAAAACAAAATAATCGCACGGCAGGGCCTTTCGTGGGAATATTTTGTATTACATTATCTTTCGAATGCCCCTCACGGCCTGGTTGATGCGCATGTTGTTCTCTATCAGGGCAAAACGGACATAGTCGTCCCCATACTCTCCAAATCCCAGTCCCGGCGACACGGCCACCTGGGCCTCCCTGATCAGGAATTTGGAAAACTCCACGGATCCCATGTGCAGGTACTGGTCCGGAATTTTCCCCCAGACGAACATCGTGCCTTTGGGGCTCTTGATATCCCATCCCACGCGCTCCAACCCGCTGATCAGGGCGTCACGCCTGTCCCGATAGGTGTCGCAAATCTCCCGGACACAATCCTGGGGGCCTTTCAAGGCGATGATGGACGCGATCTGAATGGGTTGAAAAATGCCGTAGTCCAGATAGCTTTTGATCCGGCGCAGGGCGGCCACGGTCTCCCTGTTGCCCACGCAGAAACCCACCCGCCAGCCGGGCATGCTGTAACTCTTCGACAGCGAAAAGAACTCCACGCCGACCTCTTTGGCGCCTTTGGCCTGCATGAAACTGGGGGCCTTGTAGCCATCGAAAACGATGTCCGCATAAGCAAAATCGTGAATCACCATCATGTCGTGGTCCTTGGCGAAATCCACGATCTTCTGGAAAAACGTCAAGTCGACCACCTCGGTCGTGGGGTTGTGGGGGTAGCTGATCACCAGAATTTTAGGGCGGGGCCAGGTTTGCCGGGTGGCGGCTATCAGATTCTCGAAAAAATCGCTTTCCGGCCCCACCGGTATGCCCCGTACATCGCCACCGGCAATGATGGTCGAATAGGGATGAATGGGATAGGTCGGATTGGGCGTAAAAACCACGTCACCCGGCCTGATGGTCACCAGGATCAGGTGGGACATTCCCTCCTTCACCCCGATGGTCACGATGGCCTCCGTTTCCGGGTCGATATCCACGTCGAACCTGTGCTTGTACCAGTCGGCAATGGCCATGCGTAGCTTGGTAATCCCCATGGAGGCCGAATAACGGTGGTTGTGGGGCTTTCCCGACGCCTCCACCAGTTTGTCGACGATGTGTTGCGGCGTTCCCAGGTCCGGGTTTCCCATCCCCAGATCGATGATGTCCTCCCCGTTGCGCCTTGCATCCATCTTTATCTGGTTGACGGTGGCAAATACATAGGGTGGAAGACGGTCCAATCTGGCAAACTTCGTCATGCTGACACTCCTTCCGTGGCCGTCTGCACCCGATCACGCTCGCGGCCCGCTACCTGGAAACCGGCCGGCGGGCCGCTGGCACGGAGGTTGACGGAAACGTTCGAATGCTTGTGACTGATAAAATAACATAATTATTTACAGGACTTCGGCGCTTATGTCAAAAATTTGTTTTGACTTTTAAAGCGAATACGATTAATTTTTCGTTAAACATTAAACGGCGGGAATAGAAATGGACAAATCGCTCACCTATGCGGATGCCGGTGTGGACATCGAAAAAGCCAATCTGCTGGTTAAAGGAATAAAAGAAATTGCCAAAGCGACCTACAAGGCCGGCGTGATGGGTGATATCGGCGGCTTCGGCAGCCTCTTTTCGTTGAACACCGCCCACTATGAAAGGCCGGTTCTGGTCAGCTCCACCGACGGTGTCGGCACCAAGCTCAAACTGGCGTTCATGAGTGGAAAACACGACACCATCGGCATCGACCTGGTTGCCATGTGCGTCAACGACATCGCCGTGCAAGGGGCCCTGCCGCTCTTTTTTCTCGATTACATCTCCATGGGCAAGTTAGACAACGACGTGGCCATGAGCATCATTGCCGGCATCGGCGAAGGGTGCAAATTGGCCCAGTGCGCCCTCATTGGCGGTGAAACCGCGGAAATGCCGGGTCTCTACGCAGAGAACGAATATGATCTTGCCGGCTTCACGGTGGGCATCGTGGACAACGACAAGATCATCGACGGATCTGAAATCCACGTGGGCAACCAACTGATCGGCGTCGCCTCCAGCGGACTGCACAGCAACGGCTTTTCCCTGGTCCGGAAAATCTGTTTCGAACGACTGAAGCTGAGTCTCGACGCGCACGTGCCGGAATTGGGAAAAACCCTCGGAGAGGAATTGCTGACGCCGACCAAAATATACGTCAACTCCATCCAGAGCATGATTAAAAACCTGCCGGTGCTGAGCCTGGCCCACATCACCGGCGGCGGTTTCGAGGACAACATCACCCGTGTCATCCCAAATGCCTGCAGCATTGTCATGCACAAAAGAAGCTGGGACGTACCTCCCATTTTCGCCTTCCTCCAAAAAGCCGGCAAAATCAAAGACCACGAAATGATGCGAACGTTCAACAACGGGCTGGGCCTGGTTGCCGTCGTCCCCGAAAAGGCGGTGCAGGATGTCCTGGAGCGCTTGAACGTTCTCGGCGAAAAAGCATTCGTAATCGGCGAAATCGTTGAAAGGAAGGACCGGAAGGAACGGATTGAATGGGTGTGATCCAAACCGGCTGATGCCCGCCCGGAAATGGGCGCATTGACCGTTTATGGATGGGCAGCGGCTGTCGAAAGCGTACACGATCGCACCCGGCCCCCGTGTCCCGTAATAACACGTTGTATTCCCTGATAAAATGGCTGTCATCAAACACACATGTCGTCGACTCGGTTCGCTGTTGTCCAAATTCTTGAAGTGGATCGAAAAAGGACAGAACGGGTCGTCCGCCTGCAAGACCTGAGGGGTATCTGCAAGCCGCCCCGGGCGGGGCGACCGGCGCTGACGCGCGGCATCGATGGTCATTCGCTTCGCTGTTATTTGGCCTCCGGCCGTAATTTGCGCTGACGCGCGTAATTCATAGTATTTGAAAGCTTATTGCTAAAAGTGACAATAAATGACGCACGAAGTGCAAATAACACCCGAAGGGCGAATGACGGCCCAAGGCCTAATCACGAACGAAGGGTAAATGACGGCCCCAGGGCAGATGATGCTGATACTCGGTATAGAAACATCCTGCGATGAAACCGCCGCTGCGGTCGTTCAAAACGGACATCTGATTCGCTCATCGATCGTCGCCTCTCAAATCGACGTACACCACCCGTACGGCGGTGTGGTGCCCGAGCTGGCCTCGCGCAAACACATCGAGGCCATCGTCCCCGTCGTTAAGGAAGCCCTGGACGCTGCCGGGGTCGGAGCCGGCGATATTCAAGGGGTGGCCGCAACCCGGGGGCCCGGCCTGGTCGGCTCGCTGCTGGTGGGTTTCTCCTTTGCCAAAGCCTTTGCCTTTGCCATGGGGTTGCCCTGGATCGGCGTAGATCATCTGGAAGGCCACATCAATTCGGTCTTTCTCGGCCCCGAGCCGCCGCCCTTCCCCTTTGTCGCCCTGCTCGTATCCGGCGGGCACACCGCCATCTACCATGTCACGGCCCACACCGACCCGCAGCTGCTGGGACAGACGCGCGACGACGCGGTCGGTGAAGCGTTCGACAAAGTCTCCAAAATGCTGGGGCTGGGTTATCCAGGCGGCCGGATCGTGGGTGAAATGGCCGCTCAGGGAAATCCGTCCCATGTCGTCTTAAAAAGGCCCTACCTCGACAAAGAAGCCTACGACTTCAGCTTCAGCGGCATAAAAACCGGGGTGAACCGGATCATTCAGGCCAGGGGGCCGCTGGACCAACACCTCATCCGGGACATTGCCGCCGGCTTCCAGGAAGCCGTCGTGGACGTCCTGTCATACAAACTGCTCAATGCCGCCCGTCGCAAAGGGTGCGATCACATGGCCATCGTGGGAGGCGTCGCCGCCAACGACCGTCTGCGCGAAAGGGTCGTGGAGGAAGCCGCCCGCAAGGGCCTCGCCGTCCACATACCGCCCCCGGACCTGTGCGGCGACAATGCCGCCATGATCGCAGCCGTCGGTTATCACTATCTTCGCCGCGGCGAGACATCGGATTTGGATTGTGACGTGTACTCTCGTAAGGTGTAAAGCGTGAGAGGTGAGATGTAAAACGTATGGCGCAAGGCAATATCAAAGCATCTGGCCTCTGATCCTTGGCTCCTGGTTCCTTGAACCGTATACCGTGCACAGAGAAAGCGGTCGGAGATCAGAAGTCAGAATTTTAACTTATAACCCCCGTCATCCCTGCGCAGGAGGCTGTGTCGCAATCCGCTTTGGCAGGTTTAAAACCCTGCGCTACATGATCGGGCAAACAGATAGACAGAACCAAACTGTTATCAATGTAGGTCAGATCTTTAGCCCTGAAAAATTTTCCTGGTAGCACTATTTGGTGAATAATGAAACAGCCTCCTGCGCGGGGATCTATTCCTGCCGTAAGCGGGATGCTGGATCCTCGATGCTGGATGCATTGCGCAACCGGCATACAGATCCAAGCGTTGAAAAATCCGTCGATGATATGAACACAATACGAAACAACACCCCCCGCATGCCATACAAGGACTTCACCCCCTCTCAAAAAGCGGGTCAGCGCCTCATGGTGGGATTCGAGGGAACCCGCTTCGGCCCGGAACTGAAACACCTCATCAGCACGCTGAAGGTCGGCGGTATCATCCTCTTTGCCGAAAACATCGCCGACCCGGAACAGGTTCGAAACCTGTGCACCGCGGCCCAGCAATGCGCCGCATCCTGCGGTCAGCCGCCGCTCTTTATCGCCGTCGACCAGGAAGGCGGCAAGGTCGCCCGCCTCAGACCGCCCTTCACCGAATTTCCGGGCAACCCCCACATGAAAACCCGCAGGGACGCGGTCCATTTTGCCGACGTCACCGCCCGGGAACTGAGCTCCGTCGGCTTCAACATGAATATGGCGCCGGTTCTGGACGTGGCCCTGCCGGGCCCGGAGGGCGTTATGAAAGACCGGTCTTTCGGAGATGACCCCATCCGGGTGACCGAACTCGGCATGGCCGTCATCCGGGGGCTTCAGGCCGGAGGCGTCATGGCCGTGGCCAAGCATTTTCCCGGCATTGGAAGAACCCGCCTGGATTCACATCTCGACCTTCCCTTTTTGGAGGCAACGCCCCGTCAACTGGAAGCATGCGACATGCCGCCCTTCGAAGCCGCTATCCGCGAAGGAACGGCGGGCATCATGCTGTCGCACATCTGTTACCGCCGGTTGGACGAGGTATGGCCGGCCAGCCTTTCCAGAAAAATATGCGCGGAACTGCTGCGGAAAAAAATGGGCTACCGGGGCGTGGTGATGACCGACGACCTTGACATGGGGGCCGTGGCCGCCCATTTCGACACCCCCACCACGGTTCACCGTGTGCTGCAAGCCGAGGTCGATATCGCCCTGATCTGCCACAAGGGGCCTGCCATCGAAACAGCCTTCGAGGAAATTCTGCGCATCCACGAAGACAACCCGGACCTCGCCGCCAAAGGGATGGATGCCCTGACGCGCATAATGAAATTAAAAGATCTATACCTGCGCTGACGCGCGGTATTTGTAGTCATTCGCTCGCGCTGTCAACGCCGCAATTGATACTTCCGCACCGCCTTTTCGTGCGCCGCATAGGTTTTGGAAAACTGGTGCGTGCCGTCCTTTTTGGAAACAAAGTAAAGATAGTCCGTGTCTGCGGGGTACAAAGCGGCCTCCAGGGCCCCGGCACCCGGATTGGAAATGGGCCCCAGGGGCAGGCCTTTGATTTTATACGTGTTGTAAGGGGTCCGGGTCTTGAGATCCCTGCGGGTCAGGTTGCCGTTGAAATCCTTTATGCCGTAAATCACCGTGGGGTCGCTGGCCAGGCGCATGCCCCTTCGCAGCCGGTTGTGGAAAACGGAAGAAATGAGCGGGCGCTCCGCAGGCTCGCCGGTCTCCTTTTCGATGATGGAAGCCAGAATCACCACCTGATGAACGCTCATGTCGATTTCCCGGGCGCGCGCTTCCCACGCCGGCTTGAACACCTGCCGGAACCGCTGCACCATGGTCTGGATTATCTTTTGGGCCGAAACGCCCCTGGGGAAATGATACGTGTCCGGAAAAAGATAGCCCTCGAAGGAGCTTGCGGGAATGTCCAGCCTGTGGGCGAATTCCTCATCATTGGCGGCCGCCGTAAAGCGCTTTTCCGATCCCAAACCGGCGGCCGGCATCATCCGGGCGATTTGCACCAGGTTCAAGCCTTCGGGGATGGTAATCCTGTAGAGCCGCACCTTTCCGCTGACAATGATGCCCAGGATCTTTTTGGGGCTATACGAAGACGACAGCCGGTATTCTCCCGCCTTGATGCGCTTGTCATCCCCCTTCAGGCGTGCGTACAGGTTGAATTTAAACGCGTCGGTGACAATGCCGCGGGCGTGCAGATCGGCGGCCGTGGCCTTCAGTCCCCGGCCCGGCGGGATCACTACGTCTTGTTCGACACCCTCCACGCTCCCCGGCCTGGCGGCGAAATTAAGCAGGTTCAGCAAGGCGCCGCCGGCCAGTGCCACGAGGATGAGCAATACCACCGCGACAATGATGATCTTCTTCTGCATGCCTTTCCTCAAGCCCGGGCGTTTCGATGGTTACGTGTAAACCAGGATCCGAGGAGTCATATATATTGACATTCAACGGTAAAATCAATAAGCAACGAACTGTAGACCGGTTGCCGTCGATGATCACGCACCGACGCGTGCCACAAAGCGAGAAACAGCGATTGTTTTCTTCCACGGCTCAGGACCGTACTTGCCGTTTTTAAAAGTGGTTGACCGTTTCTAACGTAAGGATTACCCCATGGCGAAACCGAAACTGAAGGAACACCTCATCAACAGGGAATGGTGCAAGGGCTGCGGTATATGCGTGCACTTCTGCCCCAAAGCGGTGCTCGAACTGGACGACCAGGACAAGGTGGTTGCCGCGAGGCCCGAAGACTGCATCTGCTGCAGACTCTGCGAGCTCAGATGCCCGGACCTGGCTATCGAAATCGTCACCGAAGAAACAACACGACCCGAGGCTTGACGCATGGATAAAAACATCAGATTCATTCAGGGCAACGAGGCGTGCGTGGAGGGTGCGCTCTACGCCGGACTGGACTTTTTCGCCGGCTACCCCATCACCCCCTCCACCGAAATAGCCGAGCATCTGTCCAGCCGGCTTCCCCGAAAGGGGGGCAAGTTTGTCCAGATGGAGGACGAAATCGCCTCCATGTGCGCCATCATCGGCGCTTCGCTGACCGGAAAAAAGGTGATGACCGCCACCAGCGGGCCCGGGTTCTCCCTCAAACAGGAGGCCCTGGGCTACGCCATCATGACGGAAATCCCCTGCATCATCGTCAACGTGCAGCGCGGCGGCCCTTCGACCGGCCTGCCCACCAGCGTGGCCCAGGGCGACGTCATGCAGGCCCGCTGGGGAACCCACGGCGACCACGCCATCATTGCGCTCACAGCCTCCAACCACCAGGACGTGTTCGCCGTCACCGTGCAGGCCTTCAACCTGGCCGAAACCTACAGGACGCCGGTGGTGCTCCTGTTCGACGAGGTGGTCGGCCACATGCGTGAAAAGCTCGTTATCCCCGAACCCGGAGCGATTCCCCTGGTGGACAGGCTGCGGACCTCCGTGAAGGAGGGGGTGGATTACCACCCTTACCTGCCCCGGGAGGACGGCCGCCTGCCCATGTCCGATTTCGGCAGCGTCCACCGCTACAACGTGACCGGCCTGTATCACGACATGTGGGGGTTCCCCACCACCAAGCCGGAAATTGTGCAGGGCCTCCACCGGCATCTGGTGGACAAAATCAGAAACCACGTCAACCAGATCGCCATGTTCAAAGAGTACTACCTGGAAGACGCCGAGTGTGTCCTGATCTCCTACGGGTCGTCTGCCAGGTCAGCGCTGCACGTGGTCGAATCCAGGCGCCCCAGGGGTGAACGCCTGGGGCTTCTGGAACTCCAAACCCTGTGGCCCTTCCCCTACCAGTTGATCAAAGAAAAGTGCAAAAGCGCCAAGTACATCCTGGTGGTGGAGATGAACGCCGGCCAGATACTGCGGGCCGTGAAAAGGGCTGTCAGAAATCCCGAACGCGTGTTCCTGGCCAACCGGGTCGACGGGGTCTTCATCACCCCCACCGACATCAGAAACATCCTCAGGATCATCATGGGAAAAGGGGCGTAACGTTATGGCCATCAAAGATTACATCCGGGAAAGATTCTTTCCGCATATGTGGTGCCCGGGCTGCGGACACGGCATCGTCATGAACAGCATGCTGCACGCCGTCGAAAAACTGGGTTTCAGTAAAAACGAAATCGTCATGGTGTCCGGCATCGGCTGTTCGTCGCGCATTTCCGGCTATGTGGATTTTCACACCCTGCACACCATTCACGGTCGGGCGCTGGCCTTTGCCACCGGAGTCAAGCTGGGGCTGCCCGAGCTCAACGTCATCGTTCCCATGGGCGACGGCGACGCCCTGGCCATCGGCGGCAACCATTTCATCCACGCCGCCCGGCGCAATATCGACATTACCGCCATCGTCATGAACAACCGTGTTTACGGCATGACCGGCGGCCAGTTTTCGCCCCTGTCCGGCTACGGCACCAAAGCCACCACGGCCCCCCTGGGCAACATCGACCACGGGTTCGACGTCGCTCAGCTGGCCACCGCGGCCGGGGCCTCCTTCGTGGCACGCTCCACCACCTACCACGTGCAACAGCTGTCCGACATCATCCGCAAAGCCATCCTGCACGAAGGGTTTTCGGTGGTCGAGGTGCTGACCCAGTGCCCGACCTACTTCGGCCGCAAGAACAAAATGGGCGATGCGGCGGAAATGATGGAGTGGTTCAAAGACAACACCACCTCCATCGGCTCCAAGGCCAAAAAGGAAAACGACGCCTTGATCGAACGCGGCATCTTCGTCCAGAAGAACATCCCCGAGTACTGCGAGGAATACGATAAAATCATCGCCCACGCCATGGAGGGAAGCTGATCATGGAACGATGCAGACTGGTGTTTTCAGGATCCGGAGGACAAGGGGTCATCACCGCGGCCATCGTGCTCGCCGAAGCCGCCGTGCTTCATGAAGGCCTCATGGCGGTCCAGTCCCAGGCATACGGACCGGAAGCCCGGGGCGGTGCCACCCGCAGCGACATCATCATCGCCGACGAACCCATCAACTACCCCAAGGTCATTCAGCCCAACATCCTGGTGTGCCTGACCCAGGAAGCCTACAACAAATTCTACGCCATCGTGCGCCCGGGGGGAATTCTGATCACGGACAGGCGGTACGTCAAGACGCGGCACAAGGCAGACGCCCGCCAGAAAGAGATACCCATGTATGAGTCGGTCATGGAAAAGATCGGCAAACCGATCGTTTTTAACATCTGCATGCTGGGCACGCTGCTTTCCATTACCGAGCTGATCAAGCCTGAATCGATCATGAAGGTTCTCGAAACCCGCATACCGGCGGGCTTTCTGGACCTGAACCGGGATGCCCTGGAACTCGGTATGCAACTGGGCGAGGAATACCGGTAAGCGGTCCGAATCGATGAATGCAGCCACTACTGCAGATGCCGGCCTCTACATCCACGTTCCTTTCTGCGTGAAAAAGTGCACCTACTGCGACTTCTATTCGGTAACCGACCTTTCGGACGTGGATGTCTTCGTGGAAGCTGTCGTGCACGAGATGCAGCTTTTGGTGGGGGAACCGCCCCTGGTTTTCGACACCCTCTATTTGGGCGGCGGAACGCCCTCTGTTCTGCCCCCCGACCAAATCGGCCACCTGGTCGAAAGGGCTCGCTATCATTTCAACTTCCGGGATGACGTCGAAATCACCATCGAAGTCAATCCCGGTACGGCCAACCTCTCCCACCTGCGCGCGTACCGGCAGATCGGCATCAACCGCATTAACATCGGCGTCCAATCCTTTTCCGCAGACACGCTGCGTTTCCTGGGCAGGATCCACACGGCGGACGAAGCTGCCGCAGCCATAACCGCAGCGCGCCGGGCGGGCTTCGCCAATCTGGGCGTCGACCTGATCTACGGCATCCCGGCACAGACCCCGGAAGCCTGGCAAAAAGACCTCGAGCGGGCCGCCGCTTTTACCCCCGAGCACCTCTCCTGCTACACCCTGACCTACGAAGAGGGAACGCCCCTGTGGCACCGCAAAGCGAGGGGGGAAGTCGATCCCCTCGACGAGAACATGGTCGGCGATCTTTTCGCGGCCACCCAGGCGTTTCTGGATAGACACGGCTACGAGCAGTACGAAGTTTCCAATTTTGCCAAGCGGATGCCGGCGCCGCATCAACCCGGGAGTCGGGTTTCCCGGCGTTCGCGGCACAACATGAAATACTGGTCGGGAGCACCCTACATCGGCCTGGGCCCCTCGGCCCATTCGTTCACCCCCCCTTGCAGGCGTTGGAACGTCACCGATCTTAAGGACTACATCGCCCGCCTCAGGAACGGCGAACCACCCGTCGAAGCAAGCGAAACCCTGACCCGTGAGCAGCGCCTCACGGAAACCTTGTACCTGTCGCTGCGAACGGTCGAAGGCATCGACGTGCCCTTCCTGGAGCAAACCTTTGGACTGGATTTTCACGACCTTTACGGTAAGATTGTCGATGATCTGACGGAACAGGGGATGATTGCGTTGACAGGCGCACGCTGTGCGCTCACACCAAAGGGCCTGCGTTTTCTGGACGGGATCGCCGCCCTGTTTGTCGGCCAATAAAATCGTGTACCACGATTTTATGAAACGCGACTACGTCGCTCCTATGTGAAAAACCAAAAGATCCAGAGATCAGAGGCCAGAGATCAGAGGTCAGAGATCGGAGATCGGAGATCAGGGTCGGAAGCCTGAAGCAAGGGCAATCTAACCACCCCGGTGAAACTAAAGAAACGTCAGATTTCACTGGGCAAACAAAAAACGTTCACCCCGTTAAATAAGATTTGATCCGCCTTTGTAGATACATTCTACCACGAAAGGTCTTCTATTGTTGGTTGCGTCCACCTTCCCTTTTTTATGCTGATCAAATCTTTGCTTGAGATCGCCTTGCGCCTTATGCCCTGGGCCATACGTCTCACGTCTCACTTTTCACGGTTCAAGGTGTACGTTTCACTTCTCACGCACGGTTCAAGGCCCTCCGGCCGAGCGGAAATCGAGCCGGTAGGCCTTGCCGCCCCGCTGCAGCACGATATCGTCCGGGTTGATGCGGCTGACTGCGTACCCCTCGATATCGTCCCCCTCCCGCAGCACCTGGCTGTTGACGACCGCCAGACGTTTTCCCGGAGTTTCACTCCAGGATATGGCCTGTACCTTCATAGCGACGCCTTCGAGCCGGTCCATCGGCACGGGTTCCTCCTGCGAAGGCTTCTTTTCGGGCGCTGCATCCTGGAAATCGGCCGCCCCTTTTTCCGCAACGGCCGGCGGCGGTGCAAGTTCCCGGGCAACCATGGCCATGGGCCGCTTTTCTTCCGGCG
This genomic interval from Deltaproteobacteria bacterium contains the following:
- the tsaD gene encoding tRNA (adenosine(37)-N6)-threonylcarbamoyltransferase complex transferase subunit TsaD, which gives rise to MLILGIETSCDETAAAVVQNGHLIRSSIVASQIDVHHPYGGVVPELASRKHIEAIVPVVKEALDAAGVGAGDIQGVAATRGPGLVGSLLVGFSFAKAFAFAMGLPWIGVDHLEGHINSVFLGPEPPPFPFVALLVSGGHTAIYHVTAHTDPQLLGQTRDDAVGEAFDKVSKMLGLGYPGGRIVGEMAAQGNPSHVVLKRPYLDKEAYDFSFSGIKTGVNRIIQARGPLDQHLIRDIAAGFQEAVVDVLSYKLLNAARRKGCDHMAIVGGVAANDRLRERVVEEAARKGLAVHIPPPDLCGDNAAMIAAVGYHYLRRGETSDLDCDVYSRKV
- the nagZ gene encoding beta-N-acetylhexosaminidase, with the translated sequence MNTIRNNTPRMPYKDFTPSQKAGQRLMVGFEGTRFGPELKHLISTLKVGGIILFAENIADPEQVRNLCTAAQQCAASCGQPPLFIAVDQEGGKVARLRPPFTEFPGNPHMKTRRDAVHFADVTARELSSVGFNMNMAPVLDVALPGPEGVMKDRSFGDDPIRVTELGMAVIRGLQAGGVMAVAKHFPGIGRTRLDSHLDLPFLEATPRQLEACDMPPFEAAIREGTAGIMLSHICYRRLDEVWPASLSRKICAELLRKKMGYRGVVMTDDLDMGAVAAHFDTPTTVHRVLQAEVDIALICHKGPAIETAFEEILRIHEDNPDLAAKGMDALTRIMKLKDLYLR
- the purM gene encoding phosphoribosylformylglycinamidine cyclo-ligase — translated: MDKSLTYADAGVDIEKANLLVKGIKEIAKATYKAGVMGDIGGFGSLFSLNTAHYERPVLVSSTDGVGTKLKLAFMSGKHDTIGIDLVAMCVNDIAVQGALPLFFLDYISMGKLDNDVAMSIIAGIGEGCKLAQCALIGGETAEMPGLYAENEYDLAGFTVGIVDNDKIIDGSEIHVGNQLIGVASSGLHSNGFSLVRKICFERLKLSLDAHVPELGKTLGEELLTPTKIYVNSIQSMIKNLPVLSLAHITGGGFEDNITRVIPNACSIVMHKRSWDVPPIFAFLQKAGKIKDHEMMRTFNNGLGLVAVVPEKAVQDVLERLNVLGEKAFVIGEIVERKDRKERIEWV
- the mltG gene encoding endolytic transglycosylase MltG codes for the protein MQKKIIIVAVVLLILVALAGGALLNLLNFAARPGSVEGVEQDVVIPPGRGLKATAADLHARGIVTDAFKFNLYARLKGDDKRIKAGEYRLSSSYSPKKILGIIVSGKVRLYRITIPEGLNLVQIARMMPAAGLGSEKRFTAAANDEEFAHRLDIPASSFEGYLFPDTYHFPRGVSAQKIIQTMVQRFRQVFKPAWEARAREIDMSVHQVVILASIIEKETGEPAERPLISSVFHNRLRRGMRLASDPTVIYGIKDFNGNLTRRDLKTRTPYNTYKIKGLPLGPISNPGAGALEAALYPADTDYLYFVSKKDGTHQFSKTYAAHEKAVRKYQLRR
- a CDS encoding aminotransferase class I/II-fold pyridoxal phosphate-dependent enzyme, with product MTKFARLDRLPPYVFATVNQIKMDARRNGEDIIDLGMGNPDLGTPQHIVDKLVEASGKPHNHRYSASMGITKLRMAIADWYKHRFDVDIDPETEAIVTIGVKEGMSHLILVTIRPGDVVFTPNPTYPIHPYSTIIAGGDVRGIPVGPESDFFENLIAATRQTWPRPKILVISYPHNPTTEVVDLTFFQKIVDFAKDHDMMVIHDFAYADIVFDGYKAPSFMQAKGAKEVGVEFFSLSKSYSMPGWRVGFCVGNRETVAALRRIKSYLDYGIFQPIQIASIIALKGPQDCVREICDTYRDRRDALISGLERVGWDIKSPKGTMFVWGKIPDQYLHMGSVEFSKFLIREAQVAVSPGLGFGEYGDDYVRFALIENNMRINQAVRGIRKIM
- a CDS encoding homoserine dehydrogenase, which translates into the protein MKTIQIGLLGLGTVGTGVARMLTENMDVLEARVGVPLVLKSIADIDIEKDRGIAIDRRILTTDAARVVDDPGIDIVIEMIGGEGIAKELMLRAIDNGKQIVTANKALLAKHGNYIFKKAAKKGVDVAYEASVGGCMPIIKTVRESLVGNRIQSISGILNGTCNYILSKITDEGGTFEDTLADAQANGYAEADPSLDVDGFDTAHKLAIMAALGYGMAINYDDIYIEGISKITPLDIEFAAQFGYRIKLLAISKLKEGMVEARIHPTMIPFDNILSNVNGTLNAVAVSGDAVGDILLSGHGAGMMPTASAVISDVVDLARNLMAGISGRVPLLGCLAERVGRIPIIPVEDLRTHYYFRFSALDKPGVLSNISGILGKYEISLKSVHQKGRKTSGSVPLVMLTHSALEADVKRALEEIERLDVVGEKPVLIRIEDEREGT
- a CDS encoding 4Fe-4S binding protein; translation: MAKPKLKEHLINREWCKGCGICVHFCPKAVLELDDQDKVVAARPEDCICCRLCELRCPDLAIEIVTEETTRPEA